Proteins from a single region of Candidatus Zixiibacteriota bacterium:
- a CDS encoding efflux RND transporter periplasmic adaptor subunit — MKKIILIAIVLVVVVAAVAFFANDGSAKKEDEVKTVEVTRGSIVDKALAIGQIEPEYEIAVKSKVAGIVRTVYVEIGDQVKVGDPLFDVKPDPTPVEYANAKREVELFQVAFDQTAREHDRASQLRDKQLISKQEFETSLAAYEDAELRLKLSREKLALIESGSTEIADRTIDNIIKSPITGTVLSLLVEEGDPVVPLTSYQAGTELATLAKMDDLIFKGTVDEIDVGKLREGMRVDVEIGALPNEKLTGVLEKISPKARKADGATLFDVEIVFDEVSRGFLRAGYSANADVIINKAEDILLVPERLVAFTDSVPSVEVRDTLGNIEKRDIETGLSDGINIQVVAGLSEGELVVERPPKEIKPWD, encoded by the coding sequence ATGAAGAAAATCATTCTGATCGCTATTGTACTGGTCGTGGTGGTGGCGGCCGTGGCGTTTTTCGCCAATGACGGGTCGGCCAAGAAAGAGGACGAAGTCAAGACGGTCGAGGTGACCCGCGGGTCGATCGTAGACAAGGCCCTCGCGATCGGGCAGATCGAGCCGGAGTACGAAATTGCGGTGAAGTCCAAGGTGGCCGGAATAGTCCGGACCGTCTATGTCGAGATCGGCGACCAGGTCAAGGTGGGGGATCCGCTGTTCGACGTCAAGCCGGATCCGACGCCGGTGGAATATGCGAATGCCAAGCGTGAAGTGGAGCTGTTCCAGGTCGCTTTCGATCAGACCGCCCGCGAGCACGACCGCGCTTCACAGCTCCGCGACAAACAGTTGATCTCGAAGCAGGAATTCGAAACCAGCCTCGCTGCCTACGAGGACGCGGAACTTCGACTCAAACTATCCCGTGAAAAGCTCGCCCTGATCGAGTCGGGCAGTACGGAAATCGCCGATCGCACCATCGACAACATCATCAAGTCTCCGATCACCGGAACGGTGTTGTCGCTGCTGGTTGAGGAGGGGGATCCCGTCGTCCCGTTGACGTCGTATCAGGCCGGAACGGAGCTCGCGACGCTGGCGAAGATGGACGATCTCATTTTCAAGGGTACGGTGGACGAGATCGATGTCGGCAAGCTGCGCGAGGGGATGAGGGTTGACGTTGAGATCGGCGCCCTGCCAAACGAGAAGTTGACGGGCGTGTTGGAGAAGATTTCGCCGAAAGCGCGCAAGGCCGACGGCGCGACGCTGTTTGACGTGGAGATCGTGTTCGATGAAGTCAGCCGCGGGTTCCTTCGCGCCGGCTACAGCGCCAACGCCGACGTCATTATCAACAAGGCCGAGGATATCCTTCTGGTACCGGAGCGGCTGGTTGCGTTCACGGACTCGGTTCCGTCGGTGGAGGTACGCGACACGCTCGGCAACATCGAAAAGCGGGACATCGAGACCGGTCTTTCCGACGGCATCAATATCCAGGTCGTTGCCGGACTCTCCGAGGGCGAGCTGGTGGTGGAACGTCCGCCCAAAGAAATCAAGCCCTGGGATTAA
- a CDS encoding ABC transporter permease, with protein MLPLITLKQFWNDLRRQKLRSALTMFGIFWGTCSIVLLFAFGKGIGDAQLKSQKGMGDNIAIFWPGITAKEFRGLPKGRHIQPTEDDVTLIREKSVTIGRISPEFRRWNQTIKRGRNSSLRMLVGCWPEFGDMRNLIPQAGSRFINEMDLKERRRVVFIGNLLKEDLFGQNEAVGEQIEINGMPFTVIGVMKDKKQNSSYGSRDSRVAFIPASTFGTMYSARWMSNFVVQAKKEYSMAQARQEIYDILGARYKFDPEDREALAVWDTTRGFEFLKTFFTAFQWFLVGIGISTLITGGIGVSNIMNVVLEERTKEIGIKMALGARKGYILLQFVLETLLITAVGGVLGFLFAWLLVSLVPSFGLTDFIGVPQVNLNIGVLVILLLGVVGFFAGIFPARRAANLQPVQALKLF; from the coding sequence ATGTTGCCACTTATCACACTCAAGCAATTCTGGAACGACCTTCGTCGGCAGAAGCTTCGCAGCGCCCTGACCATGTTCGGCATTTTCTGGGGCACGTGTTCGATCGTCCTGCTGTTCGCGTTCGGCAAGGGGATCGGAGACGCGCAGCTCAAGAGTCAGAAGGGGATGGGCGACAATATCGCCATTTTCTGGCCGGGCATTACGGCCAAGGAGTTTCGCGGGTTGCCGAAGGGACGGCATATCCAGCCGACCGAGGACGACGTTACGTTGATCAGGGAGAAGTCGGTGACGATCGGCCGGATATCGCCGGAGTTTCGCCGCTGGAACCAGACGATCAAGCGCGGCCGCAACTCCAGCCTTCGCATGCTGGTCGGATGCTGGCCCGAATTCGGCGATATGCGCAACCTGATCCCGCAGGCCGGGTCGCGATTTATTAATGAAATGGACCTGAAGGAACGGCGCCGGGTCGTTTTTATCGGCAATCTGCTGAAGGAGGACCTGTTCGGCCAGAACGAGGCGGTCGGCGAGCAGATCGAGATCAACGGCATGCCGTTTACGGTTATCGGGGTCATGAAGGACAAAAAGCAGAATTCCTCGTACGGCAGTCGAGACAGCCGGGTGGCGTTTATCCCGGCGTCGACATTCGGCACGATGTACTCCGCGCGCTGGATGAGCAATTTCGTGGTCCAGGCCAAAAAAGAGTACAGCATGGCGCAGGCCCGGCAGGAGATCTACGACATACTCGGCGCCCGGTACAAGTTTGATCCCGAGGACCGCGAGGCGCTCGCGGTCTGGGATACCACGCGCGGATTCGAATTCCTCAAGACATTCTTCACAGCCTTCCAGTGGTTTCTGGTCGGTATCGGGATCTCCACGCTCATCACCGGCGGGATCGGCGTATCGAACATCATGAATGTCGTACTGGAGGAGCGCACGAAAGAGATCGGAATCAAGATGGCGCTGGGCGCCCGCAAGGGATACATCCTGCTGCAGTTCGTGCTCGAGACCCTGTTGATTACGGCGGTCGGGGGCGTTTTGGGGTTTCTGTTCGCGTGGCTGCTGGTCTCCCTTGTTCCGAGTTTCGGATTAACGGATTTCATCGGCGTTCCCCAGGTTAATCTCAACATCGGCGTGCTGGTGATCCTGCTGCTTGGAGTGGTGGGCTTTTTTGCGGGGATTTTCCCGGCCCGCCGCGCCGCGAACCTCCAGCCGGTACAGGCTCTCAAGCTTTTCTAG
- a CDS encoding ABC transporter permease produces the protein MNFTMMYNLFVRDFRKQKKRITLTLVALAWGTMSIMLLLAFGEGLHRQMALNERGLGNNIGVLWGGQTTKAFKGLGKGRPIRFVAEDPEYIAARIPEIKQIAGEYHRWGVQIRHGEMIVSEHITGIHPSYEDMRFHIPQSGGRMINQIDMDKRRRVAFLGWDLKERLFGESDAIGKQILVNSIPFTVIGVMAEKMQMSSYEGMDEDLLAMPSTTFKAIFGDPWLDNIVYQPHDPGDMPAIEKKLYEILGAKYKFDPTDDRALSIWDVVAGQQEFANIMIGIKMFLGIIGSLTLLIAGVGVANIMYVSIKERTREIGIKMAVGAKRKLILSQFLTEAVMITFTGGAVGMTISYLLTEGFKRVPLGPEAADVIDFMGRPTVSFEIGLIVVGILGLMGLLSGLFPAMRAASVNPVESLRYE, from the coding sequence ATGAATTTCACGATGATGTACAACCTGTTCGTCCGCGACTTCCGCAAGCAAAAGAAGCGCATCACGCTGACCCTGGTGGCGCTCGCCTGGGGGACGATGTCGATCATGTTGCTGTTGGCGTTCGGCGAGGGGCTGCACCGGCAGATGGCGCTCAACGAGCGCGGTCTCGGCAACAATATCGGTGTGTTGTGGGGCGGTCAGACGACAAAAGCATTCAAGGGGCTGGGCAAGGGTCGGCCGATCCGATTTGTCGCTGAAGACCCGGAGTACATTGCCGCTCGTATCCCGGAGATCAAGCAGATTGCGGGAGAGTATCACCGGTGGGGCGTGCAGATCCGTCACGGCGAGATGATCGTCAGCGAACACATCACGGGAATCCACCCGAGTTACGAAGACATGCGTTTTCATATCCCGCAGTCCGGGGGTCGCATGATCAATCAGATCGACATGGACAAACGTCGTCGCGTGGCGTTCCTCGGTTGGGATCTGAAGGAGCGGTTGTTCGGGGAGAGCGACGCTATCGGCAAACAGATACTGGTCAACTCCATTCCGTTCACCGTGATCGGGGTCATGGCGGAGAAGATGCAGATGAGCAGCTACGAAGGAATGGATGAAGACTTGCTCGCGATGCCGTCGACCACGTTCAAGGCGATTTTCGGCGATCCGTGGCTGGACAATATCGTCTACCAGCCGCACGATCCCGGCGACATGCCGGCGATCGAGAAGAAACTTTACGAGATACTCGGCGCCAAATACAAGTTCGACCCGACCGACGATCGCGCGCTCTCTATCTGGGACGTGGTTGCGGGACAGCAGGAGTTTGCAAACATCATGATCGGCATCAAGATGTTTCTTGGGATAATCGGATCGCTGACGCTGCTCATCGCCGGCGTCGGGGTGGCCAATATCATGTATGTATCGATCAAAGAGCGCACGCGCGAGATCGGCATCAAGATGGCGGTCGGCGCCAAGAGGAAGCTCATCCTGTCGCAATTCCTGACTGAAGCCGTGATGATTACGTTCACCGGGGGAGCGGTCGGCATGACGATCAGCTACCTGCTGACGGAGGGTTTCAAGCGCGTGCCGCTCGGTCCGGAGGCGGCCGATGTGATAGATTTTATGGGTCGGCCGACCGTATCGTTCGAAATCGGCCTGATCGTTGTGGGGATACTCGGTCTTATGGGGCTTTTGTCGGGCCTGTTCCCCGCCATGCGAGCGGCGTCGGTGAACCCGGTGGAGTCGCTTCGTTATGAGTAA
- a CDS encoding ABC transporter ATP-binding protein, with amino-acid sequence MSTRYVENATGVNETMTETIIDMRSVRKAYKTGRVTFEALKGVDCHIKRGEFVGVVGPSGSGKSTLMNIMGCLDVPTDGEYRLEGQMVNTMSANQLADIRNRTVGFVFQAFNLLPYATAFENVEVPLLFAKVGGRKRRERVVELLSRVGLADKLSNRPTEMSGGEMQRVAIARALANEPDIILADEPTGNLDSKSGEAIVRLFDELHESGKTIVIITHDANIAKHGQRIIRIKDGLIETNGNLK; translated from the coding sequence ATGTCAACCCGTTACGTCGAAAACGCCACAGGGGTAAATGAGACCATGACTGAGACGATTATCGATATGCGCAGCGTGCGCAAAGCATACAAGACGGGCCGGGTGACGTTCGAGGCCCTCAAGGGTGTTGACTGTCACATCAAGCGGGGCGAGTTTGTCGGCGTGGTCGGCCCATCGGGTTCGGGCAAATCGACGCTGATGAACATTATGGGATGTCTTGATGTCCCGACCGACGGCGAGTACCGTCTCGAGGGACAGATGGTCAATACCATGTCGGCGAACCAGCTGGCCGACATCCGCAACCGCACGGTCGGGTTTGTTTTTCAGGCCTTCAACCTGTTGCCATACGCAACGGCGTTCGAGAATGTCGAAGTCCCGCTGCTCTTCGCCAAAGTGGGCGGAAGAAAACGTCGCGAGCGCGTGGTGGAGCTGCTGTCTCGTGTCGGCCTCGCCGACAAGCTCAGCAACCGGCCGACCGAGATGTCGGGCGGTGAGATGCAGCGGGTGGCTATCGCCCGTGCGCTTGCCAACGAGCCGGACATCATTCTCGCCGACGAGCCGACGGGGAATCTGGATTCTAAATCCGGGGAAGCGATCGTCAGGTTGTTCGATGAACTTCACGAGTCGGGGAAGACAATCGTCATCATCACGCACGACGCCAATATCGCCAAACACGGTCAGCGGATAATCCGCATCAAAGACGGCCTGATCGAAACCAACGGCAATCTGAAGTAA
- a CDS encoding PQQ-dependent sugar dehydrogenase, which translates to MIRKICLMLWSVVLFAGCSSESTTENGTHITAAVRLEPAFPNLTFEQPLDLAWPDDGTNRLFVVEQPGRIWVIENDSATNVRTLFLDITSRVDDAGWEEGLLGLAFHPEYAANGYFYVNYTAAGPDRTVISRFSVSASNPDSADAASEFEILSFRQPYSNHNGGCLKFGPDGYLYIGVGDGGSAGDPQDNGQDRRTLLGSILRIDIDNPSGGKAYGIPRDNPYAGNTEGFAEEIYAWGLRNPWRFSFDPPTGQLWAADVGQNQIEEVDLIVAGGNYGWNIMEGSRCYNAQECDTAGLILPIAEYSHNEGKSITGGYVYRGNLVGSLAGIYIYADFLSGRMWGLSYESGNASVTRLLDSGLSISSFGTDQNNELYVLAFDGKLYRFKPQPD; encoded by the coding sequence ATGATTCGGAAGATATGCCTGATGTTGTGGTCTGTGGTCCTGTTCGCCGGCTGCTCGTCCGAAAGCACTACCGAGAACGGCACACACATCACAGCCGCCGTGCGGCTGGAACCCGCTTTCCCCAACCTGACGTTCGAGCAGCCTTTGGATCTGGCGTGGCCCGATGACGGTACGAACCGTCTCTTCGTCGTCGAGCAGCCCGGACGAATCTGGGTGATTGAAAACGACTCCGCAACGAACGTGCGAACGCTCTTTCTTGACATTACGTCGCGGGTCGACGATGCGGGCTGGGAGGAGGGGCTGCTGGGACTCGCGTTTCATCCCGAGTATGCCGCCAACGGTTATTTCTACGTGAACTATACTGCCGCCGGCCCGGACCGTACCGTGATCAGCCGCTTTTCGGTCAGCGCCTCCAATCCCGACAGCGCCGATGCCGCCAGCGAGTTTGAGATTCTCTCCTTTCGGCAACCCTATTCCAATCACAACGGCGGTTGCCTCAAGTTCGGGCCCGACGGATACCTCTACATCGGCGTCGGCGACGGCGGCAGCGCCGGGGACCCGCAGGACAACGGTCAGGACCGGCGAACCCTGCTTGGTAGCATTCTCCGCATCGATATCGACAACCCGTCAGGCGGAAAAGCGTACGGCATTCCTCGGGACAATCCGTATGCGGGAAATACCGAAGGCTTTGCCGAGGAAATCTATGCGTGGGGGCTGCGTAACCCCTGGAGGTTCTCGTTTGACCCGCCCACCGGGCAACTGTGGGCGGCCGATGTCGGGCAGAACCAGATCGAGGAAGTGGACCTTATCGTCGCCGGAGGCAACTACGGCTGGAACATCATGGAAGGATCCCGGTGCTACAATGCTCAAGAATGCGATACCGCCGGGCTGATCCTTCCGATAGCCGAATACTCCCACAACGAAGGCAAATCCATCACCGGCGGGTACGTGTATCGAGGGAACCTCGTTGGGTCGCTGGCAGGCATCTATATTTACGCGGACTTTCTCTCCGGGCGGATGTGGGGACTCTCCTACGAATCCGGGAACGCGAGCGTGACTCGATTGCTGGATTCCGGCCTGTCAATATCGTCGTTTGGAACCGACCAGAACAACGAGTTGTACGTTCTGGCATTCGACGGCAAACTCTATCGCTTCAAACCGCAGCCGGACTAG
- a CDS encoding RNA polymerase sigma factor yields the protein MRRTDQHNAHDLFWRLLEPEHRRAEAFCRRLARGSDDGDDLYQEGLLTALRKFDSLRDPGSFRPWLYRILVNTYRNRNRTPWWRRRVSLTGHAIEPSAGPDPAEAHAARRWLQRGLAVLSAEDRALVCLYELEGWSVADLAAMAGRPEGTIKARLARSREKMRRAIERCLTQPEHPVTDGAAYALPGSERPPE from the coding sequence ATGAGACGAACAGACCAGCACAACGCGCACGACCTGTTCTGGCGGCTGCTGGAGCCCGAACACCGGCGCGCCGAGGCGTTTTGCCGACGGCTCGCCCGTGGCTCGGACGACGGCGACGACCTGTATCAGGAAGGTCTGCTGACGGCCCTGCGCAAGTTCGATTCGCTTCGCGACCCCGGCTCGTTCCGACCGTGGCTGTACCGGATCCTGGTGAATACCTACCGGAACCGGAACCGCACCCCCTGGTGGCGTCGCCGGGTGTCCCTGACCGGTCACGCAATCGAACCCTCTGCGGGCCCTGATCCTGCCGAGGCGCATGCCGCCCGCCGCTGGCTCCAGCGCGGTCTGGCTGTTCTCTCCGCCGAAGATAGAGCGCTGGTGTGCCTGTATGAACTCGAAGGATGGTCGGTTGCCGATCTGGCAGCGATGGCCGGCCGTCCCGAGGGCACCATCAAGGCACGGCTCGCCCGGTCCCGCGAGAAAATGCGCCGAGCGATCGAGCGCTGTCTGACTCAACCCGAACACCCTGTTACCGATGGAGCCGCGTATGCGTTACCCGGAAGCGAACGACCCCCCGAATGA
- a CDS encoding amidohydrolase family protein: MNKSVIVKSLIAAVCLAATVGAHDYVPGGPQTQPILLKGGDLYTVTNGVLATTDLLFENGRITQIGVDIAAPDNTIVIDCSGKRIYPGLIDAATSLGLIEIEAARATNDQAERERIAPEVLAQTAYNPDSEILPTVRSNGITTALVVPGGSLIQGRSSLMNLDGWTREDAAELPVAAVHIAWPRTRIVNAWWMQQSAEEQQKENAKNRAELDDAFADARAYYDARKADPSIPRDLRWEAMIPVFDRRLPVIIFANDYRQIEQAVAFAEKWKLRCVIAGGNEAFRALDLLKQHDVPVIIQRVLDLPPKQDDAYDAAFTLPRQLQEAGVPFAIASFASWGSRNLPFQAGMAKAFGLSEADAIRSITLGPAQILGVDSALGSLEVGKKATLIVTRGDILDMISHGVEMMFIEGRTVDLNNRHRELYEKYRQKRWTSPGK, encoded by the coding sequence ATGAATAAGTCCGTGATCGTAAAATCGCTCATCGCGGCCGTCTGTCTCGCCGCCACCGTCGGTGCGCATGACTACGTTCCCGGCGGACCGCAAACTCAACCCATTCTGTTGAAGGGTGGAGACCTGTACACCGTTACGAACGGCGTATTAGCGACAACCGACCTGCTCTTCGAAAACGGGCGGATCACGCAGATCGGCGTGGATATCGCAGCTCCGGACAACACGATCGTCATCGACTGCAGCGGCAAACGGATCTATCCGGGATTGATCGATGCCGCAACATCGCTCGGACTGATCGAAATCGAAGCCGCGCGGGCGACCAATGACCAGGCCGAGCGCGAACGGATCGCTCCCGAGGTACTCGCCCAGACCGCCTACAACCCCGACTCGGAAATACTGCCCACGGTGCGGTCAAACGGGATTACGACCGCCCTCGTGGTTCCCGGCGGTTCGCTGATCCAGGGACGGTCCAGCCTTATGAATCTCGATGGCTGGACGCGCGAGGATGCCGCCGAGCTTCCGGTCGCGGCAGTGCATATCGCGTGGCCGCGCACGCGGATCGTCAACGCCTGGTGGATGCAGCAGTCGGCCGAAGAGCAGCAAAAAGAAAATGCAAAAAACCGCGCCGAGCTGGATGATGCGTTTGCCGACGCACGGGCCTACTACGACGCAAGGAAGGCCGATCCGTCGATACCGCGCGACCTCCGATGGGAAGCGATGATCCCGGTGTTTGACCGGCGACTGCCGGTAATCATTTTCGCCAACGACTACCGCCAGATCGAGCAGGCGGTGGCCTTTGCCGAGAAGTGGAAGCTTCGGTGCGTCATCGCAGGCGGCAACGAGGCGTTCCGCGCACTCGACCTGCTCAAGCAACACGACGTGCCCGTTATCATTCAGCGCGTGCTCGATCTTCCGCCCAAACAGGACGATGCGTACGACGCCGCGTTTACGCTGCCACGGCAGTTGCAGGAAGCCGGGGTGCCCTTCGCGATCGCCAGTTTCGCTTCCTGGGGATCCCGGAATCTCCCGTTTCAGGCCGGGATGGCGAAAGCATTCGGATTATCCGAGGCCGATGCGATCCGCTCGATAACACTGGGCCCGGCGCAGATACTCGGTGTCGATTCGGCGCTCGGTTCTCTCGAGGTCGGCAAAAAGGCCACCCTTATCGTTACGCGCGGTGATATTCTGGATATGATCTCGCACGGCGTCGAGATGATGTTCATCGAGGGACGCACGGTCGATTTGAACAACCGGCACAGGGAGCTGTACGAAAAATACCGGCAGAAGCGCTGGACATCTCCGGGAAAGTGA
- a CDS encoding amidohydrolase family protein yields MITRTILTLLAVVSTGLAQSTPERGIRDKTPTTMAFTNARIVMSPAQTIENGILVVTDGRIVAVGAAVAVPQGATVVDLAGKYIYPAFVDPVAEYGIPRAERPKRRWGGPPQYEAERSGADAWNDALHPERNWVDEFKPDPKEAEELLSLGFAAVQSAGMDGIFRGRSVVVTLGEGLPNDLVLRAYGRQFGSFDKGSSTQEYPSSLMGSIALIRQSLLDADWYDRAHSAFSRNPAQKAPEINRALEALQGIRTDGLVFETADALSLLRADRIAKEFSVPMIYVGSGNEYTHLPSLKATGADIVLPLAFPEAPAVGSIGDELDVTLGDLRHWEWAPFNAFLVDSAGIEFAFTTYHLKNKKDFWKNLRTAVSCGLPVQSALAALTVVPARIAGVDDLVGTLDRNKLANFIVVDRDIFDKDARIFSVWVTGVKRYEAISLAQVDFRGTYTMPLAERSLTLKLTGEITRVTGSLEIDSALSVPLAPVTVEPDRLRFSAGLDTLGVPGITRFDARMSDEGLSGVYLTAAGEDRPWTATRVEAPDSAVSRDDSGNPPPEDKKPTRISRLTSPNIAYGYDRLPEQHTVLVTNATIWTSDEAGVLQDADLLCENGKITAIGRDLTAPVAAVVIDASGMHVTPGIIDEHSHIAIAGDVNEGTHAVTAEVRIADVVDPGDINIYRALAGGTTMAQLLHGSANPIGGQAQLVKLRWSAGPEAMKMAVAPPSIKFALGENVKQSNWGDQNTIRYPQTRMGVETIIHDAFQAAREYERAHAQYNSLGKNERERTCPPRRDLQLEALAAVINSRMAVHCHAYVQSEMLMLMRLAEEFGFRLATFEHVLEGYKVADEMAAHGVGGGSFSDWWAYKFEVYDAIPYSPALMAERGVLVSINSDSPETGRRLNQEAAKSIMYAGMDPEEALRMVTINPAKQLGVDTYVGSLAVGKDADFVIWSDNPLSMYAVAQQTWIDGRKYFDIEYDRTLRERVDTEKRELVQKILTSETTGPAEGKSKPGGRRPRVSQSPYEADALHGAGTGGYRHE; encoded by the coding sequence ATGATAACCCGCACAATTCTAACCTTGCTTGCCGTTGTCTCAACCGGTCTGGCCCAGAGCACTCCCGAACGTGGTATTCGCGACAAAACGCCGACTACGATGGCGTTCACCAACGCACGGATAGTGATGTCGCCGGCACAGACGATCGAGAATGGCATTCTAGTCGTCACGGACGGCCGCATAGTTGCCGTCGGCGCCGCGGTTGCCGTTCCGCAGGGCGCCACCGTTGTCGACCTCGCCGGGAAATACATCTACCCGGCATTTGTTGACCCTGTCGCCGAATACGGCATACCCAGGGCTGAGCGACCGAAACGACGCTGGGGAGGGCCTCCCCAGTACGAAGCCGAACGGTCGGGAGCCGACGCGTGGAACGATGCACTTCACCCGGAACGAAACTGGGTGGACGAATTCAAGCCGGACCCCAAAGAGGCGGAGGAGCTGCTGTCGCTCGGCTTCGCTGCCGTTCAGTCCGCCGGCATGGACGGTATCTTCCGAGGACGGTCTGTCGTCGTAACCTTGGGAGAGGGTCTGCCCAACGATCTGGTGCTGCGGGCGTACGGGCGGCAATTCGGCTCGTTCGACAAGGGGTCATCGACACAGGAGTACCCAAGTTCGCTCATGGGGTCGATCGCCCTGATTCGCCAGTCGCTGTTGGATGCGGATTGGTATGACCGAGCCCACAGCGCCTTCAGCCGCAACCCCGCTCAAAAAGCGCCGGAGATTAACCGGGCGCTGGAAGCCCTGCAGGGCATTCGAACCGACGGCCTCGTGTTTGAAACAGCAGATGCGCTTTCGCTTCTCCGTGCGGACCGCATCGCCAAAGAGTTCTCGGTGCCGATGATTTATGTCGGCAGCGGCAATGAATACACGCACCTACCGTCACTCAAAGCGACCGGCGCCGACATAGTGTTGCCGCTGGCTTTCCCGGAAGCGCCCGCGGTGGGCTCGATCGGCGATGAACTCGATGTCACCCTCGGCGATCTCCGCCATTGGGAATGGGCGCCGTTCAACGCCTTCCTCGTCGATTCCGCAGGGATAGAGTTCGCTTTTACGACCTATCACCTGAAAAACAAAAAGGACTTCTGGAAGAACCTCCGTACCGCGGTGTCATGCGGTTTGCCCGTTCAGTCGGCGCTGGCTGCCCTGACGGTGGTGCCGGCACGCATCGCGGGAGTGGATGACCTGGTTGGGACACTCGACCGCAACAAGCTGGCCAACTTCATCGTGGTCGACCGCGATATTTTCGATAAGGATGCCCGGATCTTCTCCGTGTGGGTAACGGGTGTGAAACGATACGAAGCAATCAGCCTCGCCCAGGTCGACTTCCGAGGCACCTATACGATGCCCTTAGCCGAACGCTCCCTCACGTTGAAGCTGACAGGGGAGATCACCAGGGTCACCGGCTCGCTTGAAATCGACTCCGCGCTGTCGGTGCCGTTGGCCCCAGTCACGGTAGAACCCGACAGACTTCGTTTCTCCGCCGGTCTGGACACGCTCGGAGTGCCGGGGATCACGCGATTCGACGCACGGATGAGTGACGAAGGTCTCTCCGGCGTGTATCTGACGGCTGCCGGGGAGGACCGGCCGTGGACGGCGACGCGCGTTGAAGCCCCGGACAGCGCCGTCTCCAGAGACGACTCCGGGAATCCCCCTCCGGAGGATAAGAAACCGACCAGAATCTCGCGGCTCACGTCGCCCAATATCGCCTATGGTTATGACAGGCTCCCCGAGCAGCACACGGTGCTCGTCACCAATGCGACTATCTGGACCAGCGACGAGGCGGGAGTTCTGCAGGACGCGGACTTGTTGTGTGAAAACGGCAAAATCACGGCCATCGGCCGTGATCTGACCGCCCCTGTGGCGGCGGTCGTCATCGACGCTTCCGGCATGCACGTGACGCCCGGCATCATCGACGAGCATTCACATATCGCCATTGCGGGTGATGTCAACGAGGGAACGCACGCGGTGACGGCGGAAGTCCGAATCGCCGACGTGGTAGATCCCGGGGACATCAACATCTATCGGGCGCTGGCGGGCGGAACGACAATGGCGCAGCTGCTGCACGGGTCGGCGAATCCGATCGGCGGGCAGGCGCAGCTGGTCAAACTCCGCTGGAGCGCCGGACCGGAAGCCATGAAAATGGCGGTGGCCCCGCCCTCGATCAAGTTCGCGCTCGGCGAAAACGTCAAACAATCCAACTGGGGCGATCAAAACACGATCCGCTACCCGCAGACACGAATGGGCGTGGAGACGATCATCCACGACGCCTTCCAGGCGGCCCGCGAGTACGAACGCGCCCATGCGCAGTATAACTCGCTCGGCAAAAACGAGCGCGAACGCACGTGCCCGCCACGACGGGACCTGCAACTGGAGGCGCTCGCTGCCGTGATCAACTCCCGAATGGCCGTCCACTGCCACGCGTACGTGCAAAGCGAAATGCTCATGCTGATGCGGCTCGCCGAAGAATTCGGCTTCCGTCTGGCAACATTCGAGCACGTGCTCGAAGGTTACAAAGTAGCCGACGAGATGGCGGCGCACGGCGTGGGAGGCGGCTCGTTCTCCGATTGGTGGGCGTACAAATTCGAAGTCTACGATGCCATCCCGTACAGCCCGGCGCTGATGGCCGAACGCGGCGTGCTGGTATCGATCAACTCGGACAGCCCGGAAACCGGACGCCGTCTCAATCAGGAAGCAGCCAAGTCGATCATGTACGCGGGTATGGACCCCGAAGAGGCGCTGAGGATGGTCACCATCAATCCGGCCAAACAGCTGGGCGTCGATACATACGTCGGCTCGCTGGCGGTGGGCAAAGACGCCGATTTCGTGATTTGGTCGGATAACCCGCTGTCGATGTACGCGGTCGCACAGCAAACCTGGATCGACGGACGGAAGTACTTTGACATCGAGTACGACCGGACACTCCGTGAGCGTGTCGACACGGAGAAACGCGAACTCGTTCAAAAGATACTCACGTCGGAGACCACCGGCCCCGCCGAGGGCAAAAGCAAACCGGGTGGACGGCGACCCCGCGTATCGCAGTCGCCGTACGAAGCTGATGCACTCCACGGCGCCGGAACGGGAGGGTACCGCCATGAATAA